A single Metarhizium brunneum chromosome 5, complete sequence DNA region contains:
- the RDR1_2 gene encoding Protein RDR1: protein MSTTPARRKRARKACIPCHQRKRKCDAEYPCGMCTTYEYNCRYAARDDDSTGTSAGGGHDPPPAKRVGVDGGSGMPSRAAATSPGPGSRSQVGQSPSEAHGSSTKSPTPRAGASTTAPAGIFDEHKSRYAGASASMAFPHILSGVLGSDSHSKMHSLAYNFGIRPDEASNAHALLGTLISEHDLGIFSDVHFSTLAPIGDYLDPRIYTQRCRDYYHGGGSTMTAFGAVAAGVAALGSFLSPNRHPRESDLVQYAKAILDDPASMRMLGIDHIVAWAMRVFYLRATSRPNNAWIASCTMMHLCEAVGLHEEENINKMASVAGAGAVGHDADRLRRIFWISWAGHNLLSYEYDRSSVRFRAVTCQAIIPTSGSVADQFVRIAHIIPAPNSPFHLECQPSTPREELFERLKALEQLQFTHPFLVVTKADLAFCFYRRIYQLKMGISDDMIKLVIDCGNAAVESAQQLANQGRLFWNVIGSVFQYACVLLAIDTPAASLHIPAAFRGLEDLVRAADTGPTREALSMARHLLILNTEKKRKELAQLEAVGAGHPSPVAQRDSEANTAVQDMAWGLDWEQFLVEPYLSMLGPDVQW, encoded by the coding sequence GAGAAAGGCATGCATCCCTTGCCACCAGCGCAAGCGGAAATGCGACGCCGAGTACCCTTGTGGCATGTGCACCACCTATGAATACAACTGCAGGTACGCCGCCCGTGACGATGACTCCACGGGCAcctcggccggcggcggacaTGATCCTCCGCCAGCCAAGCgtgtcggcgtcgacggcggaAGCGGCATGCCAAGCCGGGCCGCCGCTACATCGCCGGGTCCCGGCAGCCGGTCTCAGGTCGGCCAAAGCCCGAGCGAGGCCCATGGCTCGTCGACCAAGAGCCCGACGCCCAGGGCCGGCGCGTCCACGACCGCGCCCGCCGGCATCTTTGACGAGCACAAGTCTAGATACGCCggggcgtcggcgtcgatggcgttCCCGCACATATTGAGCGGCGTCCTTGGCTCTGATAGCCATTCCAAGATGCACTCGCTCGCGTATAACTTTGGCATCCGCCCCGACGAGGCCTCCAACGCGCATGCCCTGCTGGGGACGCTCATCTCGGAGCACGATCTGGGCATCTTCTCGGATGTGCACTTCTCGACACTAGCACCCATTGGCGACTACCTGGACCCGAGAATCTACACGCAGCGGTGTCGGGACTATtaccatggcggcggcagcaccatGACCGCCtttggcgccgtggccgctgGCGTGGCCGCGCTCGGGTCGTTTCTATCCCCAAACAGACACCCGCGCGAGTCTGACCTGGTGCAGTACGCCAAGGCCATTCTCGACGATCCAGCCTCGATGCGCATGCTGGGCATCGACCACATTGTTGCGTGGGCCATGCGAGTATTTTACCTGCGAGCCACGAGCCGCCCCAACAATGCCTGGATCGCCTCATGCACCATGATGCACCTGTGCGAAGCCGTGGGGCTGCACGAGGAAGAGAATATCAACAAGATGGCGtccgtcgccggcgccggcgctgtTGGACACGACGCGGACCGGCTGCGGCGCATATTCTGGATCTCGTGGGCCGGGCACAACTTGCTGTCCTACGAGTACGACCGCTCGTCTGTACGGTTTCGGGCCGTGACTTGCCAGGCCATCATCCCGACATCAGGGTCCGTCGCCGACCAGTTCGTGCGAATTGCCCACATCATCCCGGCGCCCAACTCCCCGTTCCACCTCGAATGCCAGCCTTCAACTCCTCGGGAGGAGCTGTTTGAGCGTCTGAAGGCATTGGAACAGCTCCAATTCACTCATCCATTTCTGGTGGTAACCAAGGCGGACCTCGCGTTTTGTTTCTATCGCCGCATCTATCAGCTAAAGATGGGTATATCCGACGACATGATCAAGCTCGTCATTGATTGTGGCAACGCTGCAGTGGAATCGGCTCAGCAGCTGGCTAACCAGGGTCGTCTGTTCTGGAACGTCATCGGCAGCGTCTTCCAGTATGCCTGCGTCCTGCTGGCCATTGACACGCCGGCCGCCTCCCTGCACATTCCCGCTGCCTTCAGGGGCTTGGAGGATCTCGTCAGGGCTGCCGACACAGGGCCGACACGTGAGGCCTTGTCCATGGCGCGGCATCTACTCATTCTAAATACGGAAAAGAAGCGAAAGGAGCTCGCCCAGCTGGAAGCTGTCGGGGCCGGCCATCCATCCCCCGTGGCGCAACGGGATTCCGAGGCCAACACCGCCGTGCAAGACATGGCCTGGGGGTTGGACTGGGAGCAGTTCCTCGTCGAGCCATATCTATCGATGCTCGGTCCTGACGTCCAGTGGTAG